Proteins from one Dysgonomonas sp. HDW5A genomic window:
- a CDS encoding helix-turn-helix domain-containing protein, translating into MKFKINENKDICAVDYAFQRVGGKYKGRLLWRLSQSEVMRYNELAKDMADISTKMLTQTLRELEADNLIHRKVYPQVPPKVEYRLTETGKELIPFIEYLFHWGCKQLGRDSVSILEGCHS; encoded by the coding sequence ATGAAATTTAAAATAAATGAAAATAAAGATATTTGTGCTGTCGATTATGCCTTTCAGCGAGTCGGAGGTAAATATAAAGGACGTCTTCTTTGGAGGTTAAGTCAGAGTGAAGTAATGCGATACAATGAGCTGGCTAAAGACATGGCAGACATAAGTACTAAGATGCTTACCCAAACCTTACGCGAACTGGAAGCCGACAACCTTATTCATCGAAAGGTATATCCGCAAGTACCCCCTAAGGTCGAATACCGCTTAACGGAAACCGGCAAAGAGTTGATTCCTTTTATAGAATACCTTTTTCACTGGGGATGCAAGCAACTAGGCAGAGATAGTGTGAGTATTCTTGAAGGATGCCATTCATAA
- the pgeF gene encoding peptidoglycan editing factor PgeF: MVSHKAYSNLLQFESLNTFDSLLHFSTTIDGGVSTGNYTSFNLGMYSGDDLQDVAENRSRLASMLSIPSENLLFPYQTHGDSVCIIDKKFTSKSKDEQLQLLNGVDALITNQIGVCIGVGTADCVPILIFDPKNKVFAAIHAGWRGTVAKLGPKVVEIMKTKFNSDPSDLQVGIAPSISPDYFEVGDEVVDQFAHAGFLIDDIGYYNFETSKFHIDLWFANELLLSQAGVRFDNIEVAGLCTYYHSDQFFSARRQGIQSGRMITGGVLIR, translated from the coding sequence ATGGTAAGCCATAAAGCATATTCAAACTTATTGCAATTTGAGAGTCTTAATACTTTTGACTCTCTTTTGCATTTTTCAACGACTATTGATGGCGGAGTAAGTACCGGTAATTATACTTCTTTCAATTTGGGGATGTATTCGGGTGATGATTTGCAGGATGTTGCGGAAAACAGAAGCCGGTTGGCTTCAATGCTCAGCATACCTTCTGAAAATCTATTATTTCCTTACCAGACTCATGGAGATTCGGTTTGCATCATTGACAAAAAGTTTACCTCTAAAAGTAAGGATGAGCAGCTACAATTATTGAATGGTGTAGATGCTCTGATAACTAATCAGATAGGAGTTTGTATAGGAGTTGGAACAGCCGACTGTGTACCTATTCTGATTTTTGATCCGAAAAATAAAGTTTTTGCTGCAATACATGCAGGATGGAGAGGTACTGTTGCAAAATTAGGCCCTAAGGTGGTTGAAATTATGAAAACTAAATTCAACAGTGATCCATCGGATTTACAGGTTGGAATAGCTCCTTCTATTTCTCCTGATTACTTTGAAGTAGGAGACGAAGTGGTCGACCAGTTTGCTCATGCCGGTTTTTTAATTGATGATATAGGATATTATAATTTTGAAACAAGTAAGTTTCATATTGATTTATGGTTTGCAAATGAGCTGTTGTTGAGTCAGGCAGGTGTTCGTTTCGACAATATTGAGGTTGCAGGTCTGTGCACTTATTATCATAGCGATCAGTTTTTCTCAGCTCGCAGACAAGGCATTCAATCAGGTCGAATGATAACCGGAGGAGTTTTAATCCGTTGA
- the hpt gene encoding hypoxanthine phosphoribosyltransferase, producing MKSVKVRDKEFELFISEAEILKSVDRIAEQMNKDLDGKDPLFVCILNGSFMFAAELMKRVTVPSEISFVRMASYQGTKSSGKIKEIYGLEEDIKDRTIVIIEDIVDTGHTMSLILDQLACDGPKEIKVATLLFKPEALKCEVKIDYVALEIPSDFIVGFGLDYDGYGRNLPDIYKIK from the coding sequence ATGAAAAGCGTAAAGGTAAGGGATAAAGAGTTCGAATTATTTATCTCAGAAGCAGAGATATTAAAGTCTGTAGATAGAATAGCTGAGCAGATGAACAAAGATCTGGATGGAAAAGATCCTCTGTTTGTTTGTATATTAAATGGTTCTTTTATGTTTGCTGCCGAACTGATGAAACGTGTAACCGTACCCAGCGAGATTTCGTTTGTGCGTATGGCATCGTATCAGGGAACTAAATCGTCGGGCAAGATAAAGGAAATTTATGGACTCGAAGAAGATATTAAAGACCGTACTATTGTTATTATCGAAGATATCGTAGATACAGGGCATACCATGTCTTTGATACTCGATCAATTGGCGTGTGACGGACCCAAAGAAATCAAAGTAGCCACTTTGCTGTTTAAACCTGAGGCTTTGAAGTGTGAAGTTAAAATCGACTACGTAGCTTTGGAAATACCGAGTGATTTTATCGTCGGTTTTGGTCTTGATTATGACGGATACGGTCGTAATCTACCTGATATTTATAAAATAAAGTAG
- a CDS encoding Gfo/Idh/MocA family protein: MSTTSQTKIRFGVIGTGSIVDNVLRAAHLDPRFELTAIYSRTQESADAFAQKHGISHTFVSLEEMAQSPLIDAVYIASPNSLHSSQSIQFMKHGKHVLCEKPFASNVRETKAMIAASKEYNVTLMEAMKPTLTPNFKAVMENISALGTIRRYFASYCQYSSRYDSLKEGIVLNAFNPALSNGAVVDIGVYTIYPMVVLFGRPKKISATGILLSTGVDGQGAVNFEYENMNATILYSKIADSQLSTEIQGEEGLISLDRINTIRDVRICIKNKEEQHISHFDYDQEYLHEIAEFIDLVQSGRRESVINSHENSLITMEILDEIRKQLGVVFPADNEF, translated from the coding sequence ATGTCGACTACATCTCAAACTAAAATTCGTTTTGGAGTCATCGGAACCGGCTCTATAGTAGATAATGTATTGAGGGCTGCTCATCTAGATCCCCGTTTCGAGCTTACGGCAATTTATTCACGTACTCAGGAGTCGGCGGATGCTTTTGCCCAGAAGCATGGTATATCTCATACTTTTGTTTCGCTCGAAGAAATGGCACAAAGTCCGTTGATTGATGCTGTATATATTGCATCTCCTAATTCTTTGCATTCCTCACAAAGCATTCAGTTTATGAAACATGGTAAGCATGTCTTATGTGAAAAACCTTTTGCTTCGAATGTTAGAGAAACAAAAGCGATGATTGCTGCCTCTAAAGAGTATAACGTTACTTTGATGGAGGCGATGAAACCGACTCTTACTCCCAATTTTAAGGCTGTAATGGAAAATATTTCAGCTTTAGGGACAATCAGGCGTTATTTTGCCAGTTACTGCCAATATTCGTCTCGTTATGACAGCTTGAAGGAGGGAATTGTTTTGAATGCGTTTAATCCTGCCCTGTCGAATGGAGCGGTTGTCGATATAGGTGTATACACTATATATCCGATGGTTGTACTTTTTGGACGTCCTAAAAAGATCAGTGCTACGGGTATATTATTGTCGACAGGTGTAGACGGACAGGGGGCGGTAAATTTCGAATATGAGAATATGAATGCAACGATTCTTTATTCTAAGATTGCCGATTCGCAATTGTCGACCGAAATTCAGGGAGAAGAAGGTTTGATTTCGCTCGACAGAATCAATACTATCAGGGATGTTCGGATTTGTATTAAAAATAAGGAAGAGCAGCATATAAGCCATTTTGACTATGATCAAGAGTATCTTCATGAGATTGCCGAATTTATAGACCTTGTGCAATCGGGTAGGAGAGAGTCTGTTATAAACAGTCACGAAAATTCTTTGATAACTATGGAAATTCTTGATGAGATCAGAAAACAATTGGGAGTTGTGTTTCCTGCCGATAATGAATTTTGA
- a CDS encoding DUF4831 family protein, producing the protein MKQYYIGLLSLLLASALPAQNTVKMSAVKSNDFGVAYSLPKTTILIKADATKTVRKAGEFYEYAERYLNISNPIIQDETVYTMTGLTASTGGVPDKEKSYLVEFRSGTTAPFVTLTKDGLICAINADAQFSPADEATNSAADEGNKPLPNPNSFLSEETLRAGSKAKQAELISKQIFLLRETRNNILTGEADNMPPDGNAYKLVMERLDLQEKALTSMFTGSETVENISKTFTVLPTTSDLNDQVVFRFSSKLGFVDGNNMAGAPVTLTLINKEPAGEPAILSPKDQKAWDEKFAKGIIYNIPAKASLQIEFANKTWVNKEVDVVQYGKQEVLIPKMFDNNKLPIKVIFFPEMGAIKQIIQ; encoded by the coding sequence ATGAAACAATATTATATAGGACTATTATCATTGCTATTAGCTAGTGCTTTACCCGCTCAGAATACAGTAAAAATGAGTGCTGTAAAAAGCAATGACTTTGGAGTTGCATACTCGCTCCCCAAAACGACGATATTGATTAAAGCCGATGCGACTAAAACAGTGCGTAAGGCAGGCGAATTTTACGAATATGCAGAAAGATACCTCAATATATCAAACCCCATCATTCAGGACGAAACGGTATATACCATGACCGGCTTAACAGCGTCTACAGGAGGGGTACCCGATAAAGAAAAAAGCTATCTGGTAGAATTCAGAAGCGGCACAACTGCCCCCTTTGTTACACTTACCAAAGATGGTCTTATTTGTGCCATTAATGCCGATGCACAATTTTCACCTGCGGATGAAGCTACGAATTCTGCTGCGGACGAAGGCAATAAACCCCTACCCAACCCTAACTCGTTTCTTTCGGAGGAAACATTGCGTGCAGGCTCTAAAGCCAAACAAGCCGAACTGATTTCGAAACAAATATTCTTGCTTCGCGAAACCCGAAACAATATATTAACTGGCGAAGCCGACAATATGCCACCCGATGGTAATGCTTATAAACTGGTTATGGAGCGTCTCGACTTACAAGAAAAGGCTTTAACTTCGATGTTTACAGGAAGCGAAACGGTAGAAAATATCAGCAAAACATTTACGGTATTGCCTACCACTAGCGATTTAAACGATCAGGTTGTATTCAGATTCTCATCTAAATTGGGTTTTGTGGACGGTAACAATATGGCAGGTGCACCCGTTACTCTTACGCTGATCAACAAGGAACCCGCAGGCGAGCCTGCTATACTAAGTCCTAAAGATCAAAAAGCTTGGGACGAGAAATTTGCAAAAGGCATCATATATAATATACCTGCCAAAGCATCTTTACAAATTGAGTTTGCAAACAAAACTTGGGTTAATAAAGAAGTGGACGTAGTGCAATACGGAAAACAAGAGGTACTCATACCCAAGATGTTCGATAATAACAAACTGCCAATCAAAGTGATATTCTTCCCCGAAATGGGAGCTATCAAGCAAATTATACAATAA
- the queC gene encoding 7-cyano-7-deazaguanine synthase QueC → MKSKESALVLFSGGQDSTTCLFWALKHFASVRTLCFTYGQRHSQEVEIAEGIAQRAGVPFQKLDASIISHLSTNSLTDNSVTMDKEKPADAYPNTFVPGRNLLFLTFAAVIARSHGIRHIVTGVSEADYSGYPDCRDTFIMSANTSINLAMDEHFQIHTPLMWRDKTAVWKLSDELGVFDLIRNETLTCYNGVPADGCGECPSCQLRKQGLENYLKVRKQNL, encoded by the coding sequence ATGAAATCAAAAGAATCTGCCCTAGTCTTATTTTCGGGTGGCCAAGACTCCACCACATGCCTGTTTTGGGCATTGAAACATTTCGCATCAGTCCGTACACTCTGTTTTACATACGGACAACGCCATTCGCAAGAAGTTGAAATTGCCGAAGGAATTGCACAACGTGCAGGAGTACCCTTCCAAAAGCTGGATGCTTCTATCATCAGTCATCTATCGACCAATTCACTGACCGATAATTCGGTAACAATGGATAAGGAAAAACCTGCGGATGCTTACCCAAACACTTTTGTTCCGGGACGTAACCTCTTGTTTCTTACCTTTGCGGCAGTAATTGCACGCAGCCACGGCATCCGTCATATTGTTACGGGAGTTTCGGAAGCCGATTACAGCGGTTACCCCGATTGCAGGGATACGTTTATCATGTCTGCCAATACAAGTATCAATCTGGCAATGGATGAACATTTTCAGATACATACCCCACTCATGTGGAGAGATAAAACAGCCGTATGGAAACTATCGGACGAACTGGGCGTTTTTGACCTCATCAGAAACGAAACGCTTACCTGCTACAATGGAGTACCTGCCGATGGTTGTGGCGAATGCCCGTCATGCCAGTTACGTAAACAAGGTTTAGAAAATTATTTAAAGGTTAGAAAACAAAATCTCTGA
- a CDS encoding fumarate hydratase: MATPSFKYQDTFPMGKDTTEYYLLSKDYVSTATFEGQEVLKVAPEALTLLAQHAFHDVEFLLRPEHQAQVAKILSDPQASDNDKFVALTFLRNAEISARGILPFCQDTGTAIIVGKKGQNVWTGSNDEEALSKGVYNTFVEDNLRYSQNAPLNMYDEVNTGCNLPAQIDLYATKGDEYKFLFIAKGGGSANKTYLYQETKALLTPGKLEAFLIEKMKSLGTAACPPYHIAFAIGGTSAESNLKTVKLASTKYYDNLPTEGNEGGQAFRDLEMEAKLLKAAQELGLGAQFGGKYFAHDVRVIRLPRHGASCPVGMGVSCSADRNIKGKINKEGIWLEKMEDNPSRLIPAEYQKAGEAGGVKIDLNRPMPEILAELSKYPVSTRLSLTGTIIVGRDIAHAKLQERLDKGEGMPQYIKDHPIYYAGPAKTPKGYASGSMGPTTAGRMDSYVDAFQAAGGSLIMIAKGNRSQQVTDACHKHGGFYLGSIGGPAAILAQTNIKSLECVEYPELGMEAIWKIEVEDFPAFILVDDKGNDFFKQLKPNTGCSSM, from the coding sequence ATGGCAACTCCATCATTTAAGTATCAGGATACATTTCCAATGGGTAAAGATACTACCGAGTATTATCTGCTATCTAAGGATTATGTTTCTACCGCTACCTTTGAAGGTCAGGAAGTTTTGAAAGTAGCACCCGAAGCTTTGACTCTCTTGGCTCAACATGCATTTCACGATGTTGAATTTTTGTTACGTCCCGAGCATCAGGCACAGGTGGCAAAAATATTATCCGATCCTCAGGCTAGTGATAATGATAAATTTGTGGCACTCACTTTTCTTCGCAATGCTGAGATATCGGCACGTGGTATTCTACCATTCTGTCAAGATACAGGAACTGCCATAATTGTCGGTAAAAAGGGGCAAAATGTATGGACCGGCAGTAACGACGAAGAAGCGTTATCGAAAGGTGTATACAATACATTTGTGGAAGATAATTTGAGATATTCTCAAAATGCTCCTCTGAATATGTATGATGAAGTAAATACAGGATGTAATCTGCCTGCTCAGATCGATTTGTATGCTACGAAAGGTGATGAATATAAATTTTTATTTATAGCTAAAGGTGGAGGTTCTGCCAATAAAACATATTTATATCAGGAAACTAAAGCATTGCTTACTCCCGGTAAATTGGAGGCTTTTCTGATCGAAAAGATGAAATCGTTGGGTACTGCGGCATGTCCTCCTTATCATATTGCATTTGCAATAGGTGGAACTTCGGCCGAGAGTAATCTGAAAACTGTAAAACTGGCATCTACTAAATATTACGATAATTTGCCAACTGAGGGTAACGAAGGCGGACAAGCGTTCCGTGATCTCGAAATGGAAGCTAAATTGCTGAAAGCTGCACAGGAACTTGGTTTAGGAGCACAATTCGGCGGTAAATATTTTGCTCATGATGTGCGTGTAATCCGTTTGCCTCGACACGGAGCTTCTTGTCCTGTGGGTATGGGAGTTTCTTGTTCGGCTGACCGTAATATCAAAGGTAAAATCAATAAAGAAGGTATCTGGTTGGAAAAAATGGAGGATAATCCTTCACGTTTAATTCCTGCCGAATATCAAAAAGCAGGCGAAGCAGGTGGTGTGAAAATTGACCTGAATCGTCCTATGCCCGAAATATTGGCTGAGCTTAGTAAATATCCTGTTTCTACACGCTTGTCATTAACTGGAACCATTATCGTAGGACGTGATATCGCCCATGCTAAATTGCAAGAACGTTTGGATAAAGGTGAGGGTATGCCTCAATACATCAAAGATCATCCGATTTATTATGCAGGACCTGCTAAAACACCTAAGGGGTATGCTAGTGGTTCGATGGGACCAACTACTGCGGGTCGTATGGATTCGTATGTGGATGCTTTCCAAGCTGCGGGTGGTAGTCTTATTATGATTGCAAAAGGTAACCGTAGCCAACAGGTAACTGATGCGTGTCACAAGCATGGAGGCTTCTATTTGGGAAGTATCGGTGGACCTGCTGCGATATTGGCTCAAACTAATATCAAGAGCCTAGAATGTGTTGAATATCCTGAATTAGGTATGGAAGCTATCTGGAAAATAGAGGTGGAAGATTTCCCTGCATTTATTCTTGTGGATGATAAAGGAAATGATTTCTTCAAACAATTGAAACCTAATACGGGTTGCAGTTCGATGTAA
- a CDS encoding PepSY-like domain-containing protein, giving the protein MKKVFFLLIMAIASFTIQAKDILPENVPANVKAYVSKHYPKATHVEWEDKSKKGYYEAEFRYEGREVELDISTNGTLISSKEDMLIKDIPSFATDYVKKNYKNAQVLGANKKVQNGSITYSVGIKFESNKGYDRHRNIVFDSKGNVIKR; this is encoded by the coding sequence ATGAAAAAAGTATTTTTTTTATTAATAATGGCAATAGCCTCATTTACAATACAGGCAAAAGACATTCTACCTGAAAATGTCCCTGCCAATGTAAAAGCATATGTTTCGAAACATTATCCCAAAGCAACCCATGTTGAGTGGGAAGATAAATCGAAGAAAGGTTATTACGAAGCCGAATTCAGATACGAGGGCAGAGAAGTAGAGTTGGATATTTCGACTAACGGCACTTTAATATCATCGAAAGAAGATATGCTGATAAAAGATATTCCTTCATTTGCCACTGACTATGTAAAAAAGAACTACAAAAACGCACAGGTTTTAGGTGCAAACAAAAAAGTTCAAAACGGATCGATAACTTATTCGGTTGGTATAAAATTCGAAAGTAACAAAGGTTATGATCGCCATCGTAATATAGTATTCGACAGTAAAGGCAATGTTATAAAGAGATAA
- a CDS encoding adenylate kinase: MLNIVIFGAPGSGKGTQSTNLIEKYKLAHISTGDVLRAEKAAGTELGKLADSYMSKGQLIPDELMIDILASVFDQKTKSGECKGVIFDGFPRTIPQGTALNEMLEKRGQKISAVVSLDVPEEELIERLLNRGKQTGRNDDNYETIKARLDVYYNQTTPLKELYEKDGKLYSVEGVGSVEDIFARISSVIDKVN, encoded by the coding sequence ATGTTGAATATTGTAATTTTTGGAGCTCCCGGCTCAGGAAAAGGCACACAAAGCACAAATCTTATAGAGAAGTATAAACTGGCTCACATTTCTACAGGAGATGTATTGCGTGCCGAAAAAGCCGCAGGAACAGAGCTAGGTAAACTGGCTGACAGCTATATGTCGAAAGGTCAATTGATACCTGACGAACTTATGATAGATATCTTGGCTAGTGTTTTCGATCAAAAAACAAAAAGCGGCGAATGCAAAGGTGTTATCTTTGACGGATTTCCGCGTACCATTCCTCAAGGAACAGCATTGAACGAAATGTTGGAGAAAAGAGGACAAAAAATATCAGCCGTTGTAAGTCTTGATGTTCCCGAAGAGGAGTTGATCGAACGCCTTTTGAACAGAGGAAAGCAAACCGGTCGTAACGATGATAATTATGAAACAATAAAAGCTCGTTTGGATGTGTATTACAATCAAACTACACCACTCAAAGAGCTTTATGAGAAAGATGGCAAATTGTATTCTGTAGAAGGAGTTGGTTCTGTAGAAGATATTTTTGCTCGTATTTCGTCTGTGATAGATAAAGTAAATTAA
- a CDS encoding CYTH domain-containing protein codes for MPNIEIERKFLITGDFKSEAYQSERVTQGYMACNTEGRAVRIRIKGDKGFITIKGAGNDSGLSRFEWEKEISVEDADQLMKLCDPGVIDKVRYLIQAGIHTYEVDEFHGDNEGLIMAEIELKSEDEKFEKPSWLGQEVTGDVRYYNSQLVKNPYKNWKA; via the coding sequence ATGCCGAATATCGAAATAGAACGTAAATTTCTCATCACAGGCGATTTTAAATCCGAAGCCTACCAATCTGAACGGGTTACGCAAGGCTATATGGCTTGTAACACCGAAGGGCGTGCGGTACGCATACGCATAAAGGGCGATAAGGGATTTATTACAATCAAAGGGGCAGGTAACGATTCGGGATTGAGCCGTTTCGAATGGGAAAAAGAGATCTCGGTAGAAGATGCCGATCAGTTAATGAAACTTTGCGATCCGGGAGTGATCGATAAAGTGCGTTACCTCATTCAAGCAGGAATACACACCTACGAAGTTGACGAGTTTCACGGCGATAACGAAGGGCTTATAATGGCCGAGATAGAACTTAAGTCAGAAGACGAGAAGTTCGAAAAGCCATCTTGGCTGGGACAAGAAGTAACGGGCGATGTTCGCTACTATAACTCGCAGTTGGTAAAGAATCCATATAAAAACTGGAAAGCCTGA
- the obgE gene encoding GTPase ObgE, with protein MSDTNFVDYVKIYCRSGKGGRGSTHFRREKYIPMGGPDGGDGGDGGHIILRGNRNYWTLLHLKFKRHLLAGHGGGGSGKLCSGKKGETIIIDVPCGTVAYDAETGDYLCDITEDGQEIILLKGGKGGRGNNHFKTPTNQAPRYAQPGEPFQERRVVLELKVLADVGLVGFPNAGKSTLLSVMTTAKPKIANYAFTTLEPNLGIVSYRDHRSFVMADIPGIIEGASDGKGLGLRFLRHIERNSLLLFLIAADADDIHEEYRILLNELAKYNPELLDKRRVLAISKSDMLDEELTEALSADLPDVPHVFISSFTSLNLQKLKDLLWAELNKDGEYIKAADNVIVHRKLDIKAIELDEDEEFDFEDEEDDYEEEWDEDEDPDFDADFYYREGEEDDTVK; from the coding sequence ATGTCTGATACAAATTTCGTAGATTACGTAAAAATATACTGTCGCTCGGGAAAGGGCGGAAGAGGTTCTACCCACTTTCGACGCGAAAAATACATTCCGATGGGAGGCCCGGATGGTGGCGACGGTGGCGATGGGGGACATATAATCCTGCGTGGCAATCGTAACTATTGGACGTTGTTGCACTTAAAATTTAAACGACATCTGCTTGCCGGACACGGTGGCGGAGGATCAGGTAAATTATGCTCGGGTAAGAAAGGTGAAACTATTATTATAGATGTGCCTTGCGGAACTGTTGCATATGACGCCGAAACTGGTGACTATTTGTGTGATATAACCGAAGACGGACAAGAAATAATCTTGTTGAAAGGTGGTAAAGGTGGACGTGGTAATAATCACTTCAAAACACCTACCAATCAGGCTCCACGCTATGCACAACCAGGCGAACCGTTTCAGGAACGCCGCGTTGTATTGGAACTGAAAGTACTTGCCGATGTTGGATTGGTTGGATTCCCTAATGCCGGAAAATCAACGCTTTTATCGGTAATGACAACGGCTAAACCGAAGATAGCAAATTATGCATTTACTACGCTTGAGCCTAATTTAGGTATCGTAAGTTATCGCGATCATCGCTCGTTTGTGATGGCTGATATCCCCGGTATCATAGAAGGTGCAAGTGATGGTAAAGGATTGGGACTTCGTTTCTTACGCCACATTGAGCGTAACTCGCTGCTGCTTTTCCTTATTGCTGCCGATGCCGATGATATTCATGAAGAATACCGCATTCTGTTGAATGAATTGGCAAAGTATAATCCCGAATTGTTGGATAAACGTCGAGTATTGGCAATTTCTAAATCTGATATGTTGGATGAGGAATTGACTGAAGCATTGAGTGCCGATCTTCCGGATGTACCTCATGTCTTTATCTCGTCTTTTACAAGTTTAAATCTTCAGAAATTGAAAGATTTGCTTTGGGCAGAACTTAATAAGGACGGTGAATATATTAAAGCTGCTGATAATGTAATTGTTCACAGAAAGCTTGATATCAAAGCCATTGAATTGGATGAGGACGAAGAATTTGATTTCGAGGATGAAGAGGACGATTATGAAGAAGAATGGGATGAGGATGAAGATCCCGACTTCGATGCCGACTTTTATTACCGAGAAGGAGAAGAAGATGATACTGTTAAATAA
- a CDS encoding mechanosensitive ion channel family protein → MDQIIDESEFTTSANFVTHFTHDFLKNMGVSERWIDLVNLIIVLAAAVVIVYVLQKVVRIALSFAFKKIEKITKLSFFKHAEKNRLPHFLALSVPYTFIINAIPTIFVDYRMFIKPTLKITDIYMVFLVIWILMAIIKSFANVIHEKPTFHNKPMKSYLQVIQIICYIFGAVAIFSILTGKSATVFFTAMGAASAVLMLMFKDTIMGFVSSIQISTNQMVMIGDWITMNKYGADGDVLEINLTTVKVRNFDKTITTIPTYALISDSFQNWRGMQESGGRRIKRSFSIKQSDIRTLTDKELDEFEKSEVLSSYIKSKRKQYASQNEQLNIDNNSLIKGFQITNCDLYIRYATWYLRNNPEIHQEMTLIVRQLAPTSQGLPIEVYAFTSTTAWSEYERIMSEIFNHLISSVGTFGLTIFEVTAGTDGYNVKIEQTPVTNK, encoded by the coding sequence ATGGATCAAATTATTGATGAATCTGAATTTACAACCTCCGCAAATTTTGTAACCCATTTTACGCACGACTTTCTTAAAAACATGGGGGTATCGGAAAGATGGATTGATTTGGTCAATCTCATCATTGTACTCGCTGCCGCTGTCGTTATAGTATATGTACTACAAAAGGTAGTACGCATTGCACTTTCATTTGCCTTTAAGAAAATAGAAAAAATCACTAAACTTTCGTTTTTCAAGCATGCTGAGAAAAACAGGTTACCTCACTTTTTGGCACTGAGCGTACCCTATACATTTATCATAAATGCTATCCCCACCATATTCGTTGATTATAGAATGTTCATAAAACCAACACTCAAAATAACCGATATATACATGGTTTTTTTGGTTATATGGATATTAATGGCAATTATAAAATCGTTTGCCAATGTGATTCACGAAAAACCGACATTCCACAACAAGCCGATGAAGAGTTATCTGCAGGTAATACAAATTATCTGCTACATTTTCGGTGCAGTAGCTATATTTTCGATACTTACCGGCAAATCGGCAACCGTATTTTTTACGGCAATGGGAGCTGCCTCAGCTGTACTGATGTTGATGTTTAAAGACACCATCATGGGCTTTGTAAGCAGTATACAAATATCTACAAATCAGATGGTAATGATTGGAGACTGGATTACCATGAACAAGTACGGAGCAGATGGCGACGTTCTCGAAATAAACCTGACTACGGTTAAAGTTCGCAACTTCGATAAAACCATCACGACAATACCTACCTATGCACTCATATCCGATTCGTTCCAAAACTGGAGAGGAATGCAGGAAAGTGGAGGACGTCGTATAAAACGATCGTTCAGCATCAAACAATCTGATATAAGAACACTTACTGATAAAGAACTGGATGAATTCGAAAAAAGTGAAGTATTAAGTTCTTATATAAAAAGCAAACGTAAGCAATATGCAAGTCAAAACGAGCAATTGAATATCGATAATAATTCGCTCATAAAAGGTTTCCAGATAACCAATTGTGACCTGTATATACGCTATGCAACCTGGTATTTGCGGAACAACCCCGAGATACATCAGGAGATGACGCTTATTGTTCGACAACTGGCTCCTACCAGCCAGGGACTTCCTATAGAAGTATATGCATTCACAAGTACTACAGCTTGGTCTGAATACGAACGCATTATGAGTGAAATTTTCAACCATCTCATTTCGAGCGTAGGTACATTCGGTTTAACCATCTTTGAAGTTACTGCCGGAACCGATGGATATAATGTAAAGATAGAGCAAACTCCTGTGACAAATAAATAA